The following is a genomic window from Puntigrus tetrazona isolate hp1 chromosome 20, ASM1883169v1, whole genome shotgun sequence.
CCCAGAACGCCGTGCATAATACCTGAGCTCGAGGCCACAGAACATGCATGATGAATACATCGGCGAGCGCCTTCACACGTCCACCATCTGTTAGCGCTGGAACACCAGGAGCTCTCGGATCTGTCCGGCGCGCGCCTTCGCTCAGGCCCGTTAACCCTGAACGCCGTTCCCGAATACAAGatgcagctcacacacacacacacacacacacacagagcctgTTTATACCGGCCTTGAGTTTTTTGCCTTGATTTGCTGTTTGCGAGCCGTGCCGTGCACTTCAAATGGCGTGGAATATTTAATTAGCTCCGCCTCGGTTGATCGTCTTATCGCGGCCGGCTCTTAACTTATCCTATTTGCATGTCTCTTTTAACGGAGGGCTTCAGAGGCGCCCTTGAGGGTTTAAAAACAGCCAGGCACCTTCGGCTCGCTCTGTCCACGTGCGCAGATGCATTAGCGTGGCTTTGAATAGTGATGCACGGAGCGAGCCGAGTGGTGCGCCAGCGCCTCCTCAGGACGCCGAAGGAGCAGGAACTTCTCAGAAAGGCTCTTAAAAACAGCCTTTAGCTTCGACTTAAGTGTCGGGGAGCTATCTGAGAGCTATAAGGAAGCTGAAAGCATTAGCCAAGTCTACGGCTGACTCTCTGAAGTGTGGTAAAGTCACAGCAAGAAGCATTTCGTGTAACTGCAGTAAAGAGTGCGACCGGGACACTGAAACGCTGTCGTGTTTCAACGCATTTTGTTAAAATGCCAAACGGTCAGGAACTGTCGCGGACGCCTTGAAGTGGTTTTATAGCGGCAGGTTCCTCGTTTACACTGACGCCGACGACTCTCGCTCGTTTTTGAGGCGTGCTTTGACGGTCAAAAGAGGATCTACGAAACATCAATGTTGTCGCCATGGCCAGTGTTTAATTTAGTGAAGCCGGTGTCTACTGACAAGCTAGCAACACTCAAACACTCATAATACTCTTATTTAAGAAATGATTCAAATTAAGTTTTGCATTGTGATGACATTAAGCAcactttctaaaataataagaataaacatGTACTGTGAataatatctgtatatatatatatatatatatatatatatatctatatgtatacagtatatatatatatatatatatatatatatatatgtaataataatatatgtaataatagtatatatatatatatatatatatatatatatatatatatatatatatatatatatatatatatatatatatatatatatatgtaataataatatatgtaataatagtatatatatatatatatatatatatatatatatataaataatttacatgcattattattacatatattatatatatatttagaactgTTAAGTAGCCATGGCAGTAATTTGTTAAACTGCCATAAATTtatactaaattattaattgcacgtcatattaatatattttattaggcAAAAATatcagctttttaatttttgctgcTAAATATGATACTATTGTAGTGTTATTTCTTTTGCAttgtaacacacacatatacatatatatatatatatatatatatatatatatatatatatatatatatatatatatatatatatatatatatatatatatatatatatagtgctttcaagcaattaattgtgattaattgcatttaatatatataatattttaaaatatatatatatttattttttatttttttattaaagatagTGTAGCAGCAAGTTACTACtgtgaattaatatttcagtaataaataatatatatatatatatatatatatatatatatatatatatatatatatatatatatatatatatatataatttttcttttttacagttACTATTTATTACCgaaataataattcacagtaGTAACTTGCTACACTACCTTTAATTTCTaccatttaaaaagcatattttttttacaatatgctgcattacaataataatcaaaacaaacaaaaaaaattaactgccAGGATGCATTACAGCAAATGTATTATTCCATCGCAAAACACTAACAGCTTCTTCTGATTTTGGGTGAAATGAGGACATATGAAAACACATGTACCGTTCCCCCGATCCCAGCGCAGCGACGCAGCGGGAGAGTGTTTCACCAGACGCATTGTTATCGTATCGCGATGAAATCATGCGAGGCCggcggggaaaaaaaagataagctCAAAGGTCAAACCCCGTCTCAGAGACGGCGAGGAACAAGCGTATCTTCATGTGCATCCAGAGGCGGCGGATGCAAACCATGTGCCACGTTGCCATGCCAACCGACCTCGCAAGCAACATCACAAATTTCCTGTTATCTTGGAAATAGACGGCAAGCCGAGGGAAGAGTACATCACGGGGCTTCCAGCTCCACGGCTAACTCCGCTTTCATTTCACGGCCAAAACCAGACCCTTAAAAGCCAGCAGACACCGTAAACATCTCGTACTGTATATCCATGACGACGGTTACCACGGCGTTCTCCCGTGGGTCATAGCTGCCGTTGTTTGGATGATAAACCACCGCTTTTAACCTTAAACTGGTTCGACTGATAGAAACCTATTCGTAAACAGGAGAAGGGTTTACAAAGATTTTTTacgtgaggtttttttttacggttCTAACAGTAAAGTGGGTTTATTATCATCCTTGTACGAGCGAGCAATAAAGATTTCTGACTTCTCTTCAAATGTTTTGCGCTTCTGCCATCTGGTGTCtggttttgagttggtttttaaATGCTTCTATAATTAAATACTGCATAAAATTTAGACGtcattaaatttaatgcatgtatatgtatatatatatatatatatatatatatatatatatatatatatatatatatatatatatatatatatatgcatgcattaaattatatatatatatatatatatatatatatatatatatatatatatgcatgcattaaattatgttattatatattaagcaCGAGAGCATATATGtaagagcaaaaaaaatgtatgaaatattttatttaatattttattgactattaaaaacaactgctttctgtttgaatgaaatgctatttattccagtgatttcaaagctgaatttttagcatcctTACTAACGATCtcgtcacgtgatctttcagaaataattctattgTTTATTACAGCGAGGTAGAATTTTGTTCGGGTTTTTCTGATAAATAAGAGCGTTTATCTGAAACGGAAAGCTTATGTAACATTACTAATTTCTTTATCATCACATTCGATTGTTCTTgacaaataaaagcatcaattttcataatttcttatcgggttacattttagttaatatacaaaaagtgagcagttattttaaatagcaagtatatttcacaatattactgattttgctgtattttttggatcaaataaatgcaggtttggTGAGCTAAAGAgacttaaaagtaaataaataaataaataagttaaggCGGCTCTGTGCTTGCTTAAAGACACACTGATTAACTCgtctcattttttttaacagtgtaaatTGTCAATATCGATTGTTATTGTGTTAATATTGCTTTCATTGGTGCAATAAAACACAcgaataatgatgataataataataataaaataagaaatgcaatATTGGAAGATAAACCcgtttgaaaatgacatttaaatgtctcGTCAAAACACTATTTTTGTAACGCGGAATAAAACGCGGTGGTTTCGACGCGCGACAGCGGCTTCTTAACATGTTTATGACTAAACACTTAGGGATACAGGGGTCACTCTTTTGCTTTGAACATTTTATAGGTTGATAATTGGAACAAAACTCACCTCAGACTATTTTGCAGGCAGTCCTCCAGCGGCGGGGGGCGCTGTTTCCTCGACTTACAAACGGCgggttttcttcttcttttttatgcaTCAATTAGGGAATGAATTcgtattttaacatgtaaatacatCGTTTGTTAACAATTCGCGACTTCAAAATATTGACACAACGACTGATTCGCATTTGACCCAGTTCTCCCGGCTGTTGATCAACTACCATTTATGGTACGTCTGCTTACGTTTTACTTCCTGTGTTCCCCCGCTAATtgctaggtttttttttttttttttttttttttttgtttttaaaattaaactatttaGCGTTAAACGTGACGAACGCGCGGGTCGCACGCgcaatcaaatgaaaataaagtataaaacttCACGCGGGGGCGACGCGctcctcatgaatattaattagcacCTGCCGACGGCGGCGTCCAATCAGGTAGCCCGATTAATGATTACGTAAATAACGTGGGTGCCGGCGTCGcgacgaggtggccgagtggttaaggcgatggactgctaatccattgtgctctgcacgcgtgggttcgaatcccatcctcgtcggTCGCTTTTTGAGCGCGAATAGTAACCGTTGCTATGGTTACCGTAACACGTCGTTCCTAATGCAACGCTTTCTGGTCGTAATATTAAGAGTCGGCATGGTGATTTATGTACAGTGGAGCTGCTTTATACAGCATTAAAGCATGCACAGCATGCACATATAAACACGAGCGCAAACGCAGGGCTGCACGTACAATACGGATGTTATTAATACTACCACATGTAAAAATTAAACGTTATTGCATCAGCATCCATTTGTTCACAACTCGGTCTTTATTTATCCAGCGATTGGTTATTGTTCTTCTACAGTGTTTTCAATTTAATTGCACTCAGAAGCCAAAAACGCGtgcttttattcaattaaacGAAAGTAAAGCATAAAGCTTCACCCAGGGGAGATGctgatgaatattaattagcacGTGATGACGGCGGCGTCCAATCAAGTATCCTAAttcatatgtaaataatatcCAGTATCCATCCACCGATTGGTTATAGTTCCTAtttagtgtttatattttaattgcactgaaaagtcaaaaactggtGCTTTTATTAACGATTCTAAACCCTATAAACTCCACCCAAACATTGTTTTAACTTCATTATGGATTTTTCCTCCAGTCAAAACCactagagcagtggttcccaaccttttcttgtttgaggcacccttggaaagcctttcaaaagttccacaccttataaggaaatagatatttaaaatctccgtagctttttattattatgtatttgtttcatttcgagagtttgcatgcaacaacaccttatacctagtcctagatgatatgagaatactgtttacactgattctgccttaataaaaaaaaaattgttgaaattttggcggcaccctcaaaagatctcacggcaccccttagtgccaacacaggttgggaaccactgcacTAGAGCATGCTTTTGTTCTGCAGTGATGTCTTCTACACCTCGAGACGTAATATAACCTATATAATCGGCGGTTTGCACACAATATTACGAGTTTATCGAGTCTACTCACTACAAGACACTGCCAaccaaataaaacttttttttttgccacaggAGCATCATAACTACGCGTTAATTTGTGGAAACGACGCATGAGCCTCCAGTTCACCAAACCAGTCGCCTCTGTAATAAAAGAAACACGCTGCAACTTCTCAACAGAAACAAAAGCAATGTTTATTGAACGTTTCAGAGTAACTTCATGCCGTCAGGATGGTGGGCTCTCCACGGAGGACCGGCGGTCATGAGTTCAGTCCAGCTGGGTAGAGAGAGAACAGTTAGGTTTCTAAGTATATTACACCGTTCACACGAGCACGTACTCAAGAAACACTTGCCTTGACGGAGCCGATATCTTTAGCGTATTGCCTGAAGCACTGGCGGCACATGTTGAGTCCGTACTTACGAATCAGACCGTGTCTGTTCGAGCAAACCCGGCTGGAAGAAAACAAGACAGCAGGTTAGaagtgcatgcaaaaaaaattattcaaattatataaaacGACTACTTTAACTACTTTCACTTAATTAGCATCCCAATGAATTGTATAAAGTTAAGTTTACAATCATAATTCCAATcaactttaaacattaaaagatgTTTAAGCATCAAGACTGGCACTTCAAGGGAAAACGAgcaattatttttcataaagaGACCAAAagtaaaattctgtaatttactTTAGTTTCTGGTCCCTACTGactgcattttatgtatttgtattttattggaGACCAGAAACAGTTTATCCATCATCTTCTAAATCTTTTTggttaaacaaaaacacaattaaaggcTTAATTACTAAAAGTTGAACGTCTTGTTTTTGTACGTTCTCGCTATTAAAAGCATCTAAAACATTGAATCAAAGCGCATTCAtctggcaacaaaaaaaatctgccaatgtggtaaaaaaaaaaaaagtaaaaattaattttaactaattttttttGCGTCTCGCTGACTTTTGTTGCTGCATATTAAGCGAAAAAcgtaaagtatatatattttagcaggTTTGTAGAAAAGACAGGACTTTTAGTTCGCTTTTACGAATAAAACGGCTGATAACTgctcactaaaaataaattaaattctgtccCTCGAGAGGATTTGAATCCTTCGTCTTTCATTAGAAGTGTTTTAGTTTGAACGAAGTCTCGCGGGTTTTG
Proteins encoded in this region:
- the rps29 gene encoding 40S ribosomal protein S29, with amino-acid sequence MGHQQLYWSHPRKYGQGSRSCRVCSNRHGLIRKYGLNMCRQCFRQYAKDIGSVKLD